The Desulfomicrobium orale DSM 12838 genome includes a window with the following:
- the topA gene encoding type I DNA topoisomerase, with the protein MSKDLIIVESPAKIKTIKKFLGSGYEVEASVGHVRDLPSKTLGVDEEHDFAPDYQIIPGKAKVVSRLKAAAREADTVYLAPDPDREGEAIAWHVAEIIRGANSNLKRIQFNEITARAVKDALAHPTELRKSLFDSQQARRILDRLVGYKISPLLWKNVKRGLSAGRVQSVALRLIVDRERERQAFVSEEYWVFKATLQGGAPPAFEADLWKVDQAKPVLGNAEDAGTLEKRIAGQPFIVEDITQKERQRHPRPPFITSTLQQEASNRLGFNAKRTMSVAQRLYEGVELEGRGTTALITYMRTDSVRVSDEAREAAKDWIGRNLGPDFLPGKPRVYKSKGGAQDAHEAIRPVDPALTPDEVKSSLPAEQYRLYRLIWQRFMASQAASARFWDTVVTIQSGPAQWRAKGEQLIFPGFLSVSPAQEADASALPELRQGQELRLEKLHKEQKFTQPPARFSEASLVHKLEELGIGRPSTYAAIISTLTERDYVHIEDRQFLPTDLGVIVCDLLLEHFARLMDTGFTARMEERLDQVAEGGEDWVQLLRNFTQDFYPLLDKARETMTQLKAGMDTGLSCPQCEDGRLTMKFGKNGMFLGCSNYPACSFTSNYTRDEQGEIRIAEAEAAEDKGPCSDCGTGRLVVKKTRAGGRFVACTNYPECRHAESVSTGVPCPREGCSGELVEKSSRRGKVFFSCNTYPKCDYAVWDYPVAKPCPLCGSKILVRKETKKGTYLACPLKECGFREKPE; encoded by the coding sequence ATGAGCAAGGACTTAATCATCGTCGAATCGCCCGCCAAAATCAAAACCATCAAGAAATTCCTGGGCAGCGGGTATGAAGTGGAAGCCTCCGTGGGCCATGTGCGCGACCTGCCCTCCAAAACTCTGGGAGTGGACGAGGAGCACGACTTCGCCCCCGACTACCAGATCATTCCCGGCAAGGCCAAGGTGGTCAGCAGACTGAAGGCCGCCGCCAGGGAAGCGGACACAGTGTATCTGGCTCCGGATCCGGACCGCGAGGGCGAGGCCATCGCCTGGCATGTGGCTGAAATCATCCGCGGCGCCAACTCCAATCTGAAACGGATTCAGTTCAATGAAATCACGGCCAGGGCCGTGAAGGATGCCCTGGCCCACCCCACGGAACTGCGCAAATCCCTTTTCGATTCCCAGCAGGCCAGACGCATTCTGGACCGTCTGGTAGGCTACAAAATTTCTCCCCTGCTCTGGAAAAACGTCAAACGCGGCCTTTCGGCGGGCCGGGTCCAGTCCGTGGCCCTGCGCCTCATCGTGGACCGGGAACGCGAGCGGCAGGCGTTCGTGTCCGAAGAGTACTGGGTTTTCAAAGCCACGCTTCAGGGCGGCGCGCCTCCGGCCTTCGAGGCCGACCTGTGGAAAGTGGACCAGGCCAAGCCCGTCCTCGGCAATGCCGAAGACGCCGGGACACTGGAAAAACGCATCGCCGGGCAGCCCTTCATTGTGGAAGACATCACCCAGAAGGAACGCCAGCGCCATCCGCGCCCGCCGTTCATCACCTCCACTTTGCAGCAGGAAGCAAGCAACCGGCTCGGCTTCAACGCCAAACGGACCATGTCCGTGGCCCAGCGCCTCTACGAGGGCGTGGAACTGGAAGGGCGGGGCACTACGGCGCTCATCACCTATATGCGTACGGACTCGGTGCGCGTTTCCGACGAGGCCAGAGAGGCGGCCAAAGACTGGATCGGCCGGAACCTGGGGCCGGATTTCCTGCCCGGAAAACCCCGCGTGTACAAAAGCAAGGGCGGCGCTCAGGATGCGCACGAAGCCATCCGGCCGGTGGACCCGGCTCTGACTCCGGACGAGGTGAAAAGCTCGCTCCCGGCGGAACAGTACAGGCTCTACCGCCTCATCTGGCAACGGTTCATGGCGTCCCAGGCGGCATCGGCCCGCTTCTGGGATACGGTGGTGACCATCCAGAGCGGCCCGGCCCAGTGGCGGGCCAAGGGCGAGCAACTCATCTTTCCGGGTTTTCTGAGCGTTTCCCCCGCGCAGGAAGCGGACGCGTCCGCTCTGCCCGAACTGCGGCAAGGGCAGGAACTGCGTCTGGAAAAGCTGCACAAGGAGCAGAAATTCACCCAGCCTCCGGCCAGATTCTCCGAAGCGTCCCTGGTGCACAAACTCGAAGAACTGGGCATCGGCCGGCCGTCCACCTATGCGGCCATCATCTCCACCCTGACCGAGCGTGATTATGTCCACATAGAGGACAGGCAGTTTCTGCCCACGGATCTGGGCGTCATTGTCTGCGACCTGCTTCTGGAGCATTTCGCGCGGCTCATGGACACGGGCTTCACGGCGCGCATGGAGGAACGGCTGGATCAGGTGGCCGAGGGGGGCGAAGACTGGGTGCAGCTGCTGCGCAACTTCACGCAGGATTTTTATCCGCTGCTGGACAAGGCCCGCGAAACCATGACCCAGCTCAAGGCAGGCATGGACACGGGTCTTTCCTGCCCGCAATGCGAAGACGGCCGCCTGACCATGAAATTCGGCAAGAACGGCATGTTTCTGGGATGCTCCAACTATCCCGCCTGCTCCTTCACCAGCAACTACACCCGCGACGAGCAGGGTGAAATCCGGATCGCGGAAGCGGAAGCCGCCGAAGACAAAGGCCCCTGCTCCGACTGCGGCACCGGACGGCTGGTAGTGAAGAAAACCAGGGCCGGCGGACGCTTTGTGGCCTGCACCAATTATCCCGAATGCCGCCACGCGGAATCGGTCTCCACGGGCGTGCCGTGCCCCAGAGAAGGCTGCAGCGGGGAGCTGGTGGAAAAAAGCAGCCGCCGGGGCAAGGTCTTTTTTTCATGCAACACGTATCCCAAATGCGACTACGCGGTATGGGACTATCCCGTGGCCAAGCCCTGCCCTTTGTGCGGATCGAAGATACTGGTCCGCAAGGAGACCAAGAAAGGCACCTATCTGGCCTGCCCGCTCAAGGAGTGCGGCTTCCGGGAAAAGCCGGAATAG
- the era gene encoding GTPase Era, whose product MTDTEYKSGCIALMGPPNAGKSTFLNAVLGEKIAIVSPKPQTTRNSITGIHTTRTEQIVFLDTPGIHMARGKLNRFLVDAAWGALQQAHGAILFLDGARYAQRPGLLESDLRPLLARFGSSGVPLAVAVNKVDAVRPKDRLLGVLAAAAELFPGAELVPVSARTGDGIDRLLAAVRAFLPEGPPLFPEDQLSTVSVRFLASEIIREKLFLALEQELPYNVAVEIESWEENPDRTVIHAAIYTSKNSHKGMIVGRQGQNLKRVGQAAREELRSLLGVKVHLELWVKVREGWTEDGRFMLSLGLGA is encoded by the coding sequence ATGACCGATACAGAATACAAGTCCGGGTGCATTGCCCTGATGGGCCCGCCCAACGCGGGTAAATCCACCTTCCTGAACGCAGTGCTGGGCGAGAAGATCGCCATTGTCTCGCCCAAGCCCCAGACCACCCGCAACAGCATCACCGGCATCCACACCACCCGGACGGAGCAGATCGTCTTTCTGGATACGCCGGGCATCCACATGGCCAGGGGCAAGCTGAACCGTTTTCTGGTGGATGCGGCCTGGGGCGCGCTGCAACAGGCCCACGGCGCGATTCTTTTTCTGGACGGCGCGCGCTACGCACAGAGGCCCGGGTTGCTGGAGAGCGATCTGCGGCCTCTGCTTGCCCGGTTCGGCAGTTCCGGCGTCCCTCTGGCTGTGGCTGTGAACAAGGTCGATGCGGTCAGACCCAAGGATCGGCTGCTGGGTGTGCTGGCCGCGGCCGCGGAGCTGTTTCCCGGCGCGGAACTGGTTCCTGTTTCGGCCCGGACGGGCGATGGCATTGACCGGCTGCTGGCGGCCGTGCGTGCGTTTCTGCCCGAAGGACCGCCCCTTTTTCCCGAAGATCAGTTGAGCACGGTCTCCGTGCGTTTTCTGGCCTCGGAGATCATCCGGGAGAAGCTCTTTCTGGCTCTGGAGCAGGAGCTGCCCTACAATGTGGCCGTGGAAATCGAGTCCTGGGAGGAAAATCCGGACCGGACGGTTATCCACGCGGCCATCTATACGTCAAAAAACAGTCACAAAGGGATGATCGTCGGCCGCCAGGGTCAGAACCTGAAGCGGGTCGGCCAGGCCGCGCGGGAGGAATTGCGGTCCCTGCTCGGCGTGAAAGTGCATCTGGAGCTGTGGGTCAAGGTCCGCGAGGGCTGGACCGAGGACGGCCGGTTCATGCTGTCCCTTGGCCTTGGCGCGTGA
- a CDS encoding YggS family pyridoxal phosphate-dependent enzyme, producing the protein MTKMMSSVERLREVLDRMALAAGNAGRRPEDVRLVAVSKLHGPEAVEALFQAGHRAFGENYIQEALTKMDALPGEIEWHFIGHLQTNKARMAAGRFALIHSLDSIKLARSLQKKAAELGLTQDVLVQVNLAGEVQKGGISEAELPELAEFLAGAPGLRWRGLMLMPPFFDDPERVRPYFSRLRELAARLSKDFGLPLPELSMGMTGDFEAAVAEGATLIRVGTRIFGERKQ; encoded by the coding sequence ATGACGAAAATGATGTCCAGCGTTGAACGCCTGCGGGAAGTTCTGGACCGTATGGCCTTGGCCGCCGGCAATGCCGGCAGACGGCCGGAGGATGTGCGTCTGGTGGCCGTGTCCAAGCTGCATGGGCCCGAGGCGGTGGAAGCCTTGTTCCAGGCCGGACACCGGGCTTTCGGAGAGAATTACATTCAGGAAGCCCTGACCAAGATGGACGCCCTGCCCGGGGAAATCGAATGGCATTTCATCGGGCACCTGCAGACGAACAAGGCCAGGATGGCGGCGGGCCGCTTCGCCCTGATCCACAGCCTGGATTCGATCAAACTGGCCCGTTCGTTGCAAAAAAAAGCAGCGGAGCTTGGCCTGACTCAGGATGTTCTGGTGCAGGTCAATCTGGCCGGAGAGGTCCAAAAAGGCGGCATTTCCGAAGCGGAGCTGCCCGAATTGGCCGAGTTTCTGGCCGGTGCTCCCGGTCTGCGCTGGCGGGGGCTCATGCTGATGCCGCCTTTTTTTGACGACCCGGAGCGGGTCCGCCCTTATTTTTCCCGTCTGCGGGAACTGGCCGCGCGTCTGAGCAAGGATTTCGGCCTGCCGCTGCCGGAGCTGTCCATGGGTATGACCGGGGATTTCGAGGCCGCCGTGGCGGAAGGCGCCACCCTGATCCGGGTGGGCACCAGAATATTTGGAGAACGGAAACAGTAA
- a CDS encoding motility protein A: MDLATIIGILVAFGLVLASMGSDAIMFVDVASLLIVIGGTIGAILVTYPLENVLGVMRIVKKTFLSKSGEPAELVSRFIEYAVRVRKEGILSLEASLKDVSDDFLRKALQLTVDGLEPQLIQQILETEISCLEERHLKGAEILQTLGALAPAMGMIGTIIGLVLMLKRMNDPSTIGPAMAVALLTTFYGALLANLVFNPMAGKLRARSQEEVLLRSMIVEGVISLSKGENPRILEEKLNGFLPPKERQTKA, encoded by the coding sequence ATGGATCTGGCAACCATTATCGGCATTCTGGTCGCTTTCGGCCTGGTGCTCGCCTCCATGGGCTCCGACGCCATCATGTTTGTGGATGTCGCCTCGCTGCTCATCGTGATCGGCGGAACCATCGGCGCCATACTGGTGACGTATCCCCTGGAAAACGTGCTGGGGGTTATGCGCATCGTCAAAAAAACCTTTCTGTCGAAATCCGGGGAACCGGCGGAACTGGTTTCCCGCTTCATCGAATACGCGGTCCGCGTGCGCAAGGAGGGAATTCTGTCTTTGGAGGCCAGCCTGAAAGACGTGTCCGACGACTTTCTGCGCAAAGCCCTGCAGCTTACGGTGGATGGCCTCGAACCGCAGCTCATCCAGCAGATTCTCGAAACCGAAATTTCCTGTCTGGAGGAGCGGCACCTGAAGGGTGCGGAAATTCTGCAGACGCTTGGCGCTCTGGCTCCGGCCATGGGCATGATCGGCACCATCATCGGTCTGGTGCTCATGTTAAAGAGGATGAACGATCCCAGCACCATCGGACCGGCCATGGCTGTGGCCTTGCTGACCACTTTCTACGGGGCGCTTCTGGCCAACCTGGTCTTCAACCCGATGGCCGGGAAACTGCGGGCGCGCAGTCAGGAAGAAGTGCTTTTGCGCAGCATGATCGTGGAAGGCGTGATATCTCTTTCCAAGGGCGAGAATCCCCGGATTCTCGAAGAAAAGCTGAACGGCTTCCTGCCGCCCAAGGAGCGGCAGACCAAGGCCTGA
- a CDS encoding OmpA/MotB family protein, whose translation MRKRKRASSDSDIPPWMVTFSDLVTLLMTFFIVLVSMASLVDTQKRKVALGSVAGAFGKGARNLDDLTTVDTKNSVSPGPINMFDDLAPLEKQLWERPDQDLRFESNRFVQRLSIDADALFAANSSDLSGRGRALLDRLLPVMAGSAYPLALSGHTAGGFGELGPDYEQPRDTRVDFSWELSLRRVLAVYRYFVGAGIDPEKLRVEAFGRFHPVAGNETPEGRRRNRRVDITLDRRISGWSPELAARDAQEGKEKEEGFRVRDFLFRFDLPGERRP comes from the coding sequence ATGCGGAAACGTAAGCGCGCCTCTTCCGATTCGGACATTCCGCCCTGGATGGTCACGTTCTCCGATCTGGTCACGCTGCTCATGACCTTTTTCATCGTGCTGGTGTCCATGGCTTCGCTGGTCGACACGCAAAAGCGCAAGGTGGCTCTGGGGTCGGTGGCCGGGGCTTTCGGCAAGGGCGCGCGGAACCTGGATGACCTGACCACCGTGGACACCAAAAATTCCGTGTCTCCTGGCCCCATCAACATGTTCGACGATCTCGCGCCGCTGGAAAAACAGCTCTGGGAGCGGCCGGACCAGGATCTGCGTTTTGAGTCCAACCGTTTTGTACAGCGTCTGTCCATCGATGCCGACGCGCTTTTCGCCGCCAATTCCTCCGATCTCTCGGGCCGGGGGCGAGCCTTGCTGGACCGGCTTCTGCCCGTGATGGCCGGCTCCGCGTATCCGCTGGCTCTGTCCGGACATACGGCGGGCGGATTCGGAGAACTGGGGCCGGATTACGAGCAGCCCCGGGACACGCGTGTGGATTTTTCCTGGGAGCTTTCCTTGCGCCGGGTGCTGGCCGTGTACCGCTATTTCGTGGGTGCGGGCATCGATCCGGAAAAGCTGCGGGTGGAAGCCTTCGGGCGTTTTCATCCGGTGGCCGGAAATGAGACACCGGAAGGGCGGAGAAGAAACCGGCGGGTGGACATTACCCTGGACCGCCGTATCAGCGGCTGGTCGCCCGAACTGGCGGCCCGGGACGCGCAGGAAGGGAAGGAGAAGGAAGAAGGGTTCCGGGTACGGGATTTCCTTTTCCGCTTCGATCTTCCGGGAGAGCGGCGCCCATGA
- a CDS encoding OmpA/MotB family protein, with protein MSRRKESREGSSSGGLGWMVTFADLMTLLLTFFVLLLSMSSMDKSVLRDAVVHFAGEMDLAPKRGAGRIPARFELVKKILEDPERALRESKRIKDLLFPDEVLPPDMMRSTLEKNLEILARPEGVALVLSDSLLFGTGQSGLDENGRRLLSEFAEFLAGTTMPVNVAGYTDNIPGGRKDNYALSGERAMSVLEYFLEKEFDPHRFSVSAYGETFPLADNASPEGRARNRRVEILLKTRGRTYL; from the coding sequence ATGAGCAGGCGCAAGGAATCCCGCGAGGGCTCGTCGTCGGGTGGCCTGGGGTGGATGGTCACCTTCGCGGATTTGATGACCCTGCTGCTGACCTTCTTCGTGTTGCTGCTGTCCATGTCGTCCATGGACAAGTCCGTGCTGCGGGATGCGGTCGTTCATTTTGCGGGTGAGATGGATCTCGCGCCGAAGCGGGGTGCGGGCCGCATACCGGCGCGGTTTGAACTCGTGAAGAAGATTCTGGAGGATCCGGAACGGGCTTTGCGGGAATCGAAGCGCATCAAGGATCTGCTGTTCCCCGACGAAGTGCTGCCCCCGGACATGATGCGCAGCACGCTGGAGAAGAACCTGGAAATTCTGGCGCGGCCGGAAGGCGTCGCCCTGGTGCTTTCGGACAGTCTGCTCTTCGGCACGGGTCAGAGTGGTCTTGATGAAAACGGGCGGCGTCTGCTGAGCGAGTTTGCCGAATTCCTGGCCGGGACCACCATGCCGGTCAATGTGGCGGGCTATACGGACAACATACCGGGCGGCCGCAAGGACAACTACGCCCTGTCCGGGGAGCGGGCCATGTCGGTGCTGGAGTATTTTCTGGAAAAGGAATTCGATCCGCACCGGTTTTCCGTATCCGCATACGGCGAGACTTTTCCTCTGGCTGACAACGCTTCGCCGGAAGGGCGGGCCAGAAACAGGCGTGTGGAAATTCTGCTGAAAACAAGAGGGCGGACATATCTTTGA
- a CDS encoding flagellar basal body-associated FliL family protein — MAEKNGQAAEEKKKGGGMKKLIFLVLILAILGGGGFAGWKYFWVPRQEAAAEAAEKAAEEAENASKVAPAGPLVPLEPFVVNLADPMGRRYLKMTLDVEVLDEAASADLTTAMPKVKDSLLLLLSSKSFEDIGSMDRKLELKNEIVDRLNLVLGKGRVRNVYFTEFVVQ; from the coding sequence ATGGCCGAGAAGAACGGACAGGCGGCTGAGGAAAAGAAGAAAGGCGGAGGCATGAAGAAGCTCATTTTTCTGGTGCTGATTCTGGCCATCCTCGGGGGCGGTGGTTTCGCGGGCTGGAAATACTTCTGGGTGCCCCGGCAGGAGGCTGCGGCGGAAGCGGCGGAAAAGGCTGCCGAAGAGGCGGAGAATGCGTCGAAGGTGGCTCCGGCTGGGCCGCTGGTGCCTCTGGAGCCTTTTGTGGTCAATCTGGCAGACCCCATGGGGCGGCGCTACCTGAAAATGACACTGGATGTGGAAGTGCTGGACGAGGCCGCTTCGGCCGACCTGACCACGGCCATGCCCAAGGTCAAGGATTCCCTGCTTCTTCTGCTGTCCAGCAAATCGTTCGAGGACATCGGCAGCATGGACCGCAAGCTGGAGTTAAAAAACGAGATTGTGGACCGGCTCAACCTTGTGCTGGGCAAGGGCCGGGTGCGCAACGTTTATTTCACGGAATTCGTGGTGCAGTGA
- the fliM gene encoding flagellar motor switch protein FliM, which produces MSKILNQDEVDALLRGISGGEIETEEEPVESADGIVPFDLVNQDRIIRARMPVLEIINDRFSRLMAGALGNTMRKRIDVNPMSIEMSKFGDFMRSLPVPTSINIFKLEPLRGNALLVVDTRLVFSLVENFFGGVGSHPKIEGRDFTPIEQSVIAKVVKIILSNLEDAWRPVHEIAIELLRSEINPQFATIVPPSDVVVVISFEVELENAMGTMVLALPYATIEPIRAKLYAAFQTERLEIDQVWVSRFRDRLMETPVDMDITLGTTQLTGRQLLNLKVGDVVLLDQDEDDLLTARVQGVLKFQGEPGLVKGNKAFKVIREQELNY; this is translated from the coding sequence ATGAGCAAAATTCTGAATCAGGATGAGGTCGATGCTCTGCTCCGTGGAATATCGGGGGGGGAGATCGAAACCGAGGAAGAACCTGTTGAGAGTGCCGACGGCATCGTGCCGTTCGACCTGGTCAATCAGGACCGGATCATCCGCGCCCGGATGCCGGTTCTGGAGATCATCAACGACCGGTTCTCCCGGCTCATGGCCGGCGCGCTGGGCAATACCATGCGCAAGCGCATCGACGTGAACCCCATGTCCATAGAAATGTCCAAATTCGGGGATTTCATGCGCTCCCTGCCGGTGCCCACCAGCATCAACATTTTCAAACTGGAGCCCCTGCGCGGCAACGCCCTTCTGGTGGTGGACACCAGACTGGTATTCTCCCTGGTGGAGAATTTCTTTGGCGGGGTGGGCAGCCATCCCAAGATAGAGGGCCGCGACTTCACGCCCATCGAGCAGTCCGTCATCGCCAAGGTGGTGAAAATCATCCTGTCCAATCTGGAAGATGCGTGGCGGCCGGTGCACGAGATCGCCATCGAGCTGCTGCGTTCCGAGATCAATCCGCAGTTCGCCACCATCGTGCCGCCAAGCGATGTGGTGGTGGTCATTTCTTTCGAAGTGGAGCTGGAGAACGCCATGGGCACCATGGTTCTGGCCCTGCCCTATGCGACCATCGAACCCATCCGCGCGAAACTTTACGCCGCCTTTCAGACCGAGCGGCTGGAGATCGACCAGGTGTGGGTGTCCCGGTTTCGTGACCGGCTCATGGAGACTCCGGTGGACATGGACATCACTTTGGGCACGACCCAGCTTACGGGCCGCCAGCTGCTGAATCTGAAAGTGGGGGATGTCGTGCTGCTGGATCAGGACGAAGACGATCTGCTTACGGCGCGCGTGCAGGGCGTCCTGAAGTTTCAGGGTGAACCGGGCCTGGTGAAAGGAAATAAGGCCTTTAAGGTGATCCGGGAACAGGAACTCAATTATTAG
- the fliN gene encoding flagellar motor switch protein FliN: protein MVEDQDKLAEEWAKALADEEESKIHQDRQQKQAVSQSRDFEYRDFTPEAKNAKETVRKDLDFILDIPLDVSAQLGSTRLLINELLQLGQGSVIELNKLAGEPLEVLVNGKLVARGEAVVVNEKFGVRLTDIISPVDRVKQLG, encoded by the coding sequence ATGGTCGAAGATCAGGACAAGCTGGCCGAAGAATGGGCCAAGGCGCTGGCTGACGAAGAGGAATCCAAAATCCATCAGGACCGGCAGCAGAAGCAGGCCGTGTCTCAGAGCCGGGATTTCGAGTACAGGGATTTCACCCCGGAGGCCAAGAATGCCAAGGAAACCGTACGCAAGGACCTGGACTTCATTCTGGATATCCCTCTGGATGTGTCGGCGCAGCTGGGGAGCACCCGTCTGCTCATCAACGAACTTCTGCAACTCGGCCAGGGGTCGGTCATCGAGCTGAACAAGCTCGCCGGAGAGCCTCTGGAAGTGCTGGTCAACGGCAAGCTGGTGGCCCGGGGAGAGGCCGTGGTCGTCAATGAAAAATTCGGCGTGCGGCTGACGGACATCATCAGCCCCGTGGACAGGGTCAAGCAGCTTGGCTAA
- the fliO gene encoding flagellar biosynthetic protein FliO, with translation MLLLLALLFLGLALLKRYGLAARFQGRAGSALRIEDRAMLGPRKQLLVVRFLNKRLLLGVTDNGINLIAEDQADHAEQPDFQKTLEQAGGEDSPL, from the coding sequence ATGCTCCTTCTGCTGGCCCTGCTGTTTCTGGGCCTGGCCCTGCTCAAGCGTTACGGTCTGGCCGCCAGATTTCAGGGTCGGGCGGGCTCGGCCCTGCGTATCGAGGATCGGGCCATGCTCGGGCCGCGCAAACAACTGCTGGTGGTCCGCTTCTTGAATAAGCGTCTGCTGTTGGGTGTAACCGATAACGGCATCAATCTGATCGCCGAGGACCAGGCAGACCATGCGGAACAACCGGATTTTCAGAAAACTTTGGAACAGGCGGGCGGCGAGGATTCTCCTCTGTAG
- the fliP gene encoding flagellar type III secretion system pore protein FliP (The bacterial flagellar biogenesis protein FliP forms a type III secretion system (T3SS)-type pore required for flagellar assembly.), with protein MRNNRIFRKLWNRRAARILLCSLPLVFCPLLLFGAQNAPSISLQLSSGQAEPQKVALALEILGLFTVLSLAPSIVLTVTSFTRIIIVFHFLRQAIGTQQMPPNQVLAALAIFMTVVIMMPVGKQINDTALQPYLQEEIGYDDALSRAQGPLRSFLFKHTREKDISVFFSIAGLERPQTKDDVPTMVLIPAYVISELKTGFQIGFLIYIPFLILDMVVASILLSMGMMMLPPVMVSLPFKILLFVMVDGWNLMIGSLVNSFV; from the coding sequence ATGCGGAACAACCGGATTTTCAGAAAACTTTGGAACAGGCGGGCGGCGAGGATTCTCCTCTGTAGCCTGCCGCTCGTCTTTTGTCCTCTCCTGCTTTTCGGGGCGCAGAATGCGCCGTCCATTTCCCTGCAACTCTCCAGCGGCCAGGCCGAGCCGCAGAAGGTGGCTCTGGCTCTGGAAATCCTCGGCCTTTTCACGGTGCTGTCCCTGGCTCCGTCCATCGTGTTGACGGTCACGTCTTTCACCCGGATCATCATCGTCTTTCATTTTCTGCGTCAGGCCATCGGCACGCAGCAGATGCCTCCCAATCAGGTGTTGGCGGCTCTCGCCATTTTCATGACGGTGGTGATCATGATGCCTGTGGGCAAACAGATCAATGACACCGCCCTGCAGCCCTATCTTCAGGAGGAGATCGGTTACGACGACGCCCTCTCCAGAGCCCAGGGCCCCCTGCGGTCCTTCCTGTTCAAGCACACCAGGGAAAAGGACATTTCCGTATTTTTTTCCATCGCGGGGCTGGAACGGCCGCAGACCAAGGACGACGTACCGACCATGGTGCTCATTCCGGCCTATGTGATCAGCGAACTCAAGACGGGCTTCCAGATCGGTTTTCTGATCTACATCCCTTTTCTCATTCTGGACATGGTGGTGGCGAGTATTCTGCTGTCCATGGGCATGATGATGCTGCCGCCGGTGATGGTGTCCCTGCCGTTCAAGATTTTGCTTTTCGTCATGGTGGACGGCTGGAATCTGATGATCGGTTCCCTTGTGAACAGCTTCGTGTGA
- the fliQ gene encoding flagellar biosynthesis protein FliQ, producing the protein MTPEFVIGFARQSIELTMSISLPMLGVGLAVGVVVSILQAATQIQEMTLTFVPKIIAVFLALLISFPWVMDKMITFTQDIFLNFPQYIK; encoded by the coding sequence ATGACCCCGGAATTCGTCATCGGGTTTGCCCGGCAGTCCATTGAACTGACCATGTCCATTTCCTTGCCCATGCTCGGCGTGGGGCTGGCTGTGGGCGTTGTGGTCAGCATCCTGCAGGCCGCGACCCAGATCCAGGAAATGACCCTGACGTTTGTGCCCAAGATCATTGCTGTTTTTCTGGCGCTGCTCATTTCCTTTCCCTGGGTCATGGACAAGATGATCACCTTCACTCAGGATATCTTTCTCAATTTTCCACAATACATCAAATAG
- a CDS encoding TrmH family RNA methyltransferase: MEILPKPSRKRENQADTHLTPGRKPVLECIMDRPHMLDTVFLAEDAPGLGEVIQACRQHGVRFRKIPRRELDRMFQGAHQGVVARLRGREFMEIEPFLAQAARSPLPLVLALDQVQDPGNAGTLARTLLALGGGGLLFPRDRSAFLGQAAAKAAAGALDRLPLCQVVNLSRTLDTCRDSGFSVYGTGLDPQTRPLFGTAFSFPAVLVLGNEDKGMRPNVGKRCQAVLSIPMHAGWDSLNVAQAGAMIMGEMLRQHGGGVWPSQG, encoded by the coding sequence GTGGAAATTCTTCCGAAGCCTTCCCGAAAACGCGAGAACCAAGCGGACACGCACCTTACTCCCGGCCGCAAACCCGTCCTCGAATGCATCATGGACCGGCCGCACATGCTGGATACGGTTTTTCTGGCCGAGGACGCTCCCGGCCTGGGAGAAGTCATCCAGGCCTGCAGACAGCACGGCGTCCGCTTCCGGAAAATCCCCCGCCGGGAACTGGACCGCATGTTTCAGGGCGCGCACCAGGGAGTTGTCGCCCGCCTCCGGGGCAGAGAATTCATGGAGATAGAACCCTTTCTCGCCCAGGCCGCCCGCAGCCCATTGCCGCTTGTTCTGGCTCTCGATCAGGTCCAGGACCCCGGCAACGCGGGGACTCTGGCCCGCACTCTACTCGCCCTGGGCGGCGGCGGACTCCTCTTTCCCCGGGACCGCTCCGCCTTTCTGGGACAAGCCGCGGCCAAAGCCGCCGCCGGAGCCCTGGACCGGCTGCCCCTGTGCCAGGTCGTCAATCTGTCCAGAACGCTGGATACCTGCCGCGACAGCGGATTCTCCGTCTACGGCACCGGCCTTGACCCGCAGACGCGGCCTCTCTTCGGTACGGCGTTTTCTTTTCCCGCGGTTCTCGTCCTCGGGAACGAGGACAAAGGCATGCGCCCCAATGTGGGCAAACGCTGTCAAGCCGTACTGTCCATTCCCATGCACGCGGGGTGGGATTCTCTGAATGTGGCCCAGGCCGGAGCCATGATCATGGGCGAAATGCTGCGCCAGCACGGTGGCGGGGTCTGGCCTTCTCAGGGATGA